One window from the genome of Haladaptatus paucihalophilus DX253 encodes:
- a CDS encoding 2-phosphosulfolactate phosphatase — protein sequence MQNTNQLSIDFDGDHIRRCEDLPTEPAPGNYVIIDVMFFSTTVVELLAAGAQSVHVPEERGLEFEYQSDNADAKIGGGRTEAFEPEDGYDFYNSPSYVQSVDVTGRPTSLTSSNGGRAISNLQELGDDDVDIYIGSTTNAAELARHLPDDEKTYLVSAGSKGEWATEDDLGAAMIGRYLNDYPLLDFEVEMFQDMLQVAKGENYVERHEVRRRDVEEFVQAMNSRSVVPKLVGGEFVDVNESPLQTAAQPATSD from the coding sequence ATGCAAAATACGAACCAACTCTCCATCGACTTCGATGGGGACCACATCCGACGATGCGAGGACCTGCCAACGGAACCCGCTCCCGGCAACTACGTCATCATCGACGTCATGTTCTTCTCGACCACCGTCGTCGAGTTGCTGGCCGCGGGTGCCCAGTCCGTCCACGTCCCCGAAGAACGTGGACTGGAGTTCGAGTACCAGTCGGACAACGCCGACGCGAAAATCGGTGGCGGTCGCACCGAGGCGTTCGAACCCGAGGACGGGTACGACTTCTACAATTCCCCGAGCTACGTGCAGTCGGTGGACGTAACGGGGCGTCCCACGAGTTTGACCTCCTCGAATGGCGGGCGTGCGATATCCAACCTCCAAGAACTCGGCGACGATGACGTCGACATCTACATCGGGTCCACGACGAACGCGGCGGAGCTGGCTCGTCACCTCCCCGACGACGAGAAGACGTATCTCGTCAGTGCGGGGTCGAAGGGCGAGTGGGCGACGGAGGACGACCTCGGTGCCGCCATGATCGGTCGATACCTGAACGACTATCCCCTCCTCGATTTCGAAGTCGAGATGTTTCAGGACATGCTGCAGGTGGCGAAGGGTGAGAACTACGTCGAGCGACACGAGGTTCGCCGCCGGGACGTCGAGGAGTTCGTGCAGGCCATGAACAGTCGGTCGGTCGTGCCAAAACTCGTCGGCGGCGAGTTCGTCGACGTGAACGAGTCGCCGCTGCAGACGGCGGCCCAACCCGCGACCTCCGACTGA
- a CDS encoding carboxymuconolactone decarboxylase family protein: MTRSEELAAFKASLGELVEEAPELEQFVGFVESAETTTVIDHKTKELMSLAIGVVTRCDHCILWHTDAALEAGATHEEIIDTLKIAVVMGGGPAMTYAIVAYETLQALEAERNE; the protein is encoded by the coding sequence ATGACTCGCTCTGAAGAGTTGGCTGCGTTCAAAGCATCGCTCGGAGAACTGGTGGAAGAAGCACCCGAACTCGAACAGTTCGTCGGATTCGTCGAATCCGCCGAAACGACGACCGTCATCGACCACAAAACCAAGGAGCTGATGTCGCTCGCCATCGGCGTCGTCACCCGGTGCGACCACTGCATTCTCTGGCACACCGATGCCGCACTGGAGGCCGGTGCGACCCACGAGGAAATCATCGATACGCTGAAGATAGCCGTCGTAATGGGAGGCGGCCCGGCAATGACCTATGCGATTGTCGCGTACGAGACACTCCAAGCGCTTGAGGCCGAGCGCAACGAGTAA
- a CDS encoding helix-hairpin-helix domain-containing protein: MKVICENGLTLDCKGYKAVDSGVILMDDEDRKNVVGFVPSEHLEYVVSEDVFEENRELLGVPEPEIESPEELDDQLDRFEREVAELEKNLDEQTEAMSEEEVELREEVEERRDHLQAHVESVQSQLSQVIDRAEHLRRLSESEEAVETEAGDADATAEAGASSAVEIDETSEDVEELRHELDDRLSAIEDRLETIAETGEASDESDDGDKAEAEETEGEEGAEMEAEGDGQHLERIDGLGDTYRSRLENAGIDSLEDLASAEPDDVAEAANVPQTRAEGWVEEASEEQRSNA, from the coding sequence ATGAAAGTAATCTGTGAAAACGGACTCACCCTCGACTGTAAAGGGTACAAAGCGGTAGACAGCGGCGTCATTCTGATGGATGACGAAGACCGAAAGAACGTCGTCGGGTTCGTCCCGAGCGAACACCTGGAGTACGTCGTCTCCGAGGACGTTTTCGAGGAGAACCGGGAACTGCTCGGCGTTCCGGAACCCGAAATCGAATCGCCCGAGGAACTCGACGACCAACTGGACCGATTCGAGCGGGAAGTCGCCGAACTGGAGAAGAACCTGGACGAGCAGACCGAAGCGATGTCCGAGGAGGAAGTCGAACTCCGCGAAGAAGTCGAGGAGAGACGCGACCACCTCCAAGCGCACGTCGAATCGGTCCAATCCCAACTGTCCCAGGTCATCGACCGAGCGGAGCATTTACGACGGCTCTCGGAAAGTGAGGAAGCGGTCGAAACGGAAGCGGGAGACGCGGACGCCACAGCGGAGGCGGGCGCTTCATCCGCCGTGGAAATCGACGAGACGAGCGAGGACGTCGAGGAACTCCGTCACGAACTCGACGACCGCCTCTCGGCTATCGAGGACCGTCTCGAAACCATCGCCGAGACGGGCGAAGCGAGCGACGAGTCCGACGACGGTGACAAAGCGGAAGCGGAGGAAACGGAGGGCGAAGAGGGTGCGGAGATGGAAGCGGAGGGCGACGGCCAGCACCTCGAACGGATCGACGGGTTGGGCGATACCTACCGCTCACGGCTCGAAAATGCGGGCATCGACTCCCTCGAAGACCTCGCTTCCGCCGAACCGGACGACGTTGCCGAGGCGGCGAACGTCCCCCAGACCAGAGCCGAAGGGTGGGTCGAAGAGGCCTCCGAAGAGCAACGCTCGAACGCGTAA
- a CDS encoding alkaline phosphatase family protein encodes MSGNDSSGDGSDGDIGNNEGVDGDVGNNDGLRTLVLGLDGACPPILEPLFSAGALPNLRSIFDGGVSGPLESQLPPWTPSAWPSLFTGVNPGKHGVFSFLDYEGYDWSVVDGSDVRAVPVWEHLSRHGFSSVVVNVPVTHPPREFDGALVPGYMAPDSPACHPPDLLSDIREEIEDYRVYPETTDLSPEEAAAEYRDVVEMRGEAFRLLADRFDPDFGFLQFQQTDTVFHEFPGERETVRAVYEAVDEQVGEVLDATDPDTVLVVSDHGMGEMTGTGFYVNEFLAKHGYVDVSQGGDGMPSWVPTRESRLRNGDADGDDADDPNLLRRVTALAAKCGLTTTRAGKLLSAVGLRDFASEHVPAGVVRASGRQVDFPASTAYMRARIECGVRINLAGRDPNGVVPPERYEALRTELISLLEGVETPDGEPLFEDVARREAYFDGPEADRAVDIVTVPSDFDHFLSAELSGDEFAAPGQPWNHKRNGVVAMAGDGIDGPLGDAHIFDVTPTVLALFGVPTSTEMDGEALSSVEPVGERSYPTRREGGRERKEEAREDGREPTASEESMENRLTALGYLE; translated from the coding sequence GTGAGCGGCAACGACAGTAGTGGCGATGGCAGCGACGGAGACATCGGTAACAACGAGGGCGTCGATGGAGACGTTGGTAACAACGACGGCCTTCGAACGCTGGTGCTCGGACTGGACGGGGCCTGTCCGCCGATTCTCGAACCGCTGTTTTCGGCGGGGGCGCTTCCGAACCTCCGCTCGATATTCGACGGCGGCGTCTCTGGTCCGCTCGAATCCCAACTGCCGCCGTGGACGCCGAGCGCGTGGCCGTCGCTGTTCACCGGCGTCAACCCCGGCAAACACGGCGTGTTCAGCTTTCTGGACTACGAGGGCTACGACTGGAGCGTCGTGGACGGCTCGGACGTCCGCGCCGTTCCCGTCTGGGAGCACCTCTCCCGGCACGGATTCTCGAGCGTCGTCGTCAACGTGCCCGTGACGCACCCGCCGCGCGAGTTCGACGGTGCGCTCGTGCCGGGGTACATGGCCCCCGACTCCCCGGCGTGTCACCCGCCGGACCTGCTCTCCGACATCCGCGAGGAAATCGAGGACTACCGCGTCTACCCCGAAACGACGGACCTCTCGCCCGAGGAAGCCGCCGCCGAGTACCGCGACGTGGTGGAGATGCGCGGTGAGGCGTTCCGCCTCCTCGCGGACCGGTTCGACCCCGACTTCGGATTCCTGCAGTTCCAGCAGACGGACACCGTGTTCCACGAGTTCCCCGGCGAGCGGGAGACGGTTCGGGCGGTGTACGAGGCGGTGGACGAGCAGGTCGGCGAGGTCCTCGACGCGACCGACCCGGACACCGTTCTCGTCGTCAGCGACCACGGGATGGGCGAGATGACGGGCACGGGATTCTACGTCAACGAATTCCTCGCAAAACACGGGTACGTGGACGTGTCGCAGGGCGGCGACGGAATGCCCTCGTGGGTTCCGACGCGGGAGTCGCGGCTTCGAAACGGCGACGCGGACGGAGACGACGCGGACGACCCCAACTTGCTTCGGCGCGTGACCGCCCTCGCCGCCAAGTGCGGCCTCACGACGACACGGGCGGGAAAACTGTTGTCGGCGGTCGGCCTCCGCGATTTCGCGTCCGAACACGTTCCCGCGGGGGTCGTCCGGGCGAGCGGCAGGCAGGTCGATTTCCCGGCCTCGACGGCGTACATGCGGGCCAGAATCGAGTGCGGCGTCCGCATCAATCTGGCGGGCCGCGACCCGAACGGCGTCGTCCCGCCCGAGCGATACGAAGCCCTCCGGACGGAACTCATCTCCCTCCTCGAAGGCGTCGAGACGCCGGACGGAGAGCCGCTGTTCGAGGACGTGGCACGGCGGGAAGCGTACTTCGACGGACCGGAGGCGGACCGGGCGGTCGATATCGTCACGGTTCCGTCCGACTTCGACCACTTCCTCTCCGCGGAGCTTTCGGGGGACGAGTTCGCCGCGCCCGGCCAACCGTGGAACCACAAGCGAAACGGCGTCGTCGCCATGGCGGGCGACGGCATCGACGGCCCGCTCGGGGACGCCCACATCTTCGACGTGACGCCCACCGTCCTCGCGCTGTTCGGCGTGCCGACGAGCACCGAGATGGACGGCGAGGCGTTGTCTTCCGTGGAACCCGTCGGGGAACGTTCGTACCCGACGCGGCGGGAGGGCGGACGCGAGCGGAAGGAGGAAGCGCGGGAGGACGGACGCGAACCGACCGCATCCGAGGAATCGATGGAGAACCGACTGACGGCACTCGGCTATTTGGAGTGA
- a CDS encoding lipid II:glycine glycyltransferase FemX, whose amino-acid sequence MTIDVKEADDSTLERWNSFVDESKETTPFHRREALTHLAETANAEVRFLVGYKGQEPVGIFPIFETTKGPFRMVYSPPPHLEVYYLGPALLNFSKLKQRKAERRHRSFIDGCLSWIDDEIDPHYVDVRTVDGYTDLRPFSWNGFDVSPSYTYILDLTEDDLLMQFSRDARSNVRNRDDDCTIREAGVEGIEAVIGQIQNRHAAQDKEYRIDPAFVTELYERLPEGCVRPYVCERDGEILGGMVTLEGDDTIYRWQGGAKHDLDVPINDLLDWHIIRDARERGLTRYDLVGANLPRLCRYKSKFGPEPVAYHTVQRKATRMQAVTGVYRRLPSALRVVSE is encoded by the coding sequence ATGACGATAGACGTAAAAGAAGCGGACGATAGCACGCTCGAACGATGGAACTCGTTCGTGGACGAATCGAAGGAAACGACCCCGTTTCATCGGCGCGAGGCGCTCACGCACCTCGCGGAAACGGCGAACGCCGAGGTGCGGTTCCTCGTCGGCTACAAAGGGCAGGAACCGGTCGGCATCTTCCCGATATTCGAGACGACCAAGGGACCGTTCCGGATGGTGTACTCGCCGCCGCCGCACCTGGAGGTGTACTACCTCGGTCCGGCCCTGCTCAACTTCTCGAAGCTGAAACAGCGGAAAGCGGAGCGCCGACATCGGTCGTTCATCGACGGCTGTCTGTCGTGGATAGACGACGAAATCGACCCACACTACGTGGACGTTCGGACCGTGGACGGGTACACCGACCTGCGTCCCTTCTCGTGGAACGGGTTCGACGTGTCGCCGTCGTACACGTACATCCTCGACCTGACGGAAGACGACCTGCTGATGCAGTTTAGCCGCGACGCGCGGAGCAACGTCAGGAACCGGGACGACGACTGCACGATTCGGGAAGCGGGCGTCGAGGGTATCGAGGCGGTCATCGGCCAGATTCAGAACCGCCACGCGGCACAGGATAAGGAGTACCGCATCGACCCCGCGTTCGTGACCGAACTGTACGAGCGACTACCCGAGGGATGCGTCCGCCCCTACGTCTGCGAGCGAGACGGCGAAATCCTCGGCGGCATGGTCACGCTCGAAGGGGACGACACCATCTACCGCTGGCAGGGCGGCGCGAAACACGACCTCGACGTGCCCATCAACGACCTGCTGGATTGGCACATCATTCGGGACGCGCGGGAGCGAGGGCTGACCCGCTACGACCTCGTGGGCGCGAACCTGCCCCGCCTCTGTCGGTACAAATCGAAGTTCGGCCCGGAGCCGGTCGCCTACCACACCGTCCAGCGGAAGGCGACCCGGATGCAGGCGGTGACCGGGGTGTATCGTCGGCTCCCCTCCGCGCTCAGGGTGGTGTCGGAATGA
- a CDS encoding metallophosphoesterase family protein, producing MNSAPFNRSISAQHRAIDLADWNNVYVVGDVHGCRKTLDRLIEKLAPSDDDLLVFVGDLVRRGPDSHGVVELVRSSDNMLSVRGNNEEKLLRGRRVAPDLTEADLRWLFSLPVAITWENALVVHGGIDPRKPLGEHTVDDLQNMESLGDDGRPFWWERYSGDDRVFFGHTVLERPFVEDAAVGLDTGCVYGGALTAYDVRRDRTIRVEPARAHKERPPEKFVRPMLATPK from the coding sequence ATGAACTCGGCCCCGTTTAATCGGAGTATCTCGGCACAGCACCGCGCCATCGACCTCGCCGACTGGAACAACGTGTACGTCGTCGGCGACGTCCACGGGTGCCGAAAGACGCTCGACCGACTCATCGAGAAACTCGCGCCGAGCGACGACGACCTTCTCGTCTTCGTCGGGGACCTCGTTCGACGCGGACCGGACAGTCACGGCGTCGTCGAACTCGTCCGCTCGTCGGACAACATGCTCTCCGTTCGAGGGAACAACGAGGAGAAACTGCTCCGTGGCCGACGGGTCGCGCCGGACCTGACCGAGGCGGACCTCCGCTGGCTCTTTTCGCTTCCGGTCGCCATCACGTGGGAGAACGCGCTCGTGGTCCACGGGGGCATCGACCCGCGGAAGCCGCTCGGCGAGCATACCGTGGACGACTTACAGAACATGGAGTCGCTCGGCGACGACGGCCGCCCGTTCTGGTGGGAACGCTACTCGGGAGACGATCGGGTGTTCTTCGGCCACACGGTGCTCGAACGGCCGTTCGTCGAGGACGCCGCGGTCGGCCTCGACACCGGTTGCGTCTACGGGGGCGCGCTGACGGCATACGACGTTCGCCGCGACCGAACGATACGCGTCGAACCCGCCCGCGCCCACAAGGAACGGCCGCCGGAGAAGTTCGTACGCCCGATGCTTGCGACGCCGAAGTAG
- a CDS encoding ATP-grasp domain-containing protein, with the protein MICNEEHDVFSVVGDELRNRGIRVDFFEPGTALSEETISNLDLLMNKKVDPHSFRALERAESAGIATWNGYRTVLLGARLVGYRVLERVGCRVPPVSFEKPSGDYVAKTSFDWHFHPDPEFNGEGDFYQELVPADPIDHKYYAVDTGDEIVVRVLRAKSKLRGKKEYIDLIDPEPVLAEQIRDVMKLTGSQAIGVDFIESDDGYWAVDVNPAMSFREAEMEDQLVESVLAVLSRDTDDSTETAIRSVLTERELGTGD; encoded by the coding sequence GTGATTTGCAACGAGGAACACGACGTGTTCTCGGTCGTTGGAGACGAACTTCGCAATCGCGGTATCCGTGTCGATTTCTTCGAGCCCGGAACGGCGCTGTCCGAGGAAACTATCTCGAATCTCGATCTGCTGATGAACAAGAAGGTGGACCCGCATTCGTTTCGCGCGCTGGAACGGGCCGAATCGGCGGGTATTGCGACGTGGAACGGGTACAGAACGGTCCTTCTCGGCGCTCGTCTCGTCGGGTATCGCGTGCTCGAACGCGTGGGCTGTCGGGTGCCACCGGTCTCGTTCGAAAAACCATCGGGTGATTACGTGGCGAAGACATCCTTCGACTGGCACTTCCATCCCGACCCCGAGTTCAACGGAGAGGGGGATTTCTATCAGGAACTCGTCCCGGCGGATCCCATCGATCACAAGTACTACGCCGTGGACACCGGCGACGAAATCGTCGTCCGAGTGCTCCGTGCGAAGTCGAAACTACGCGGGAAAAAGGAGTACATCGACCTCATCGATCCCGAACCCGTGCTGGCCGAGCAGATTCGAGACGTGATGAAACTCACCGGCTCGCAAGCCATCGGCGTTGACTTCATCGAATCCGACGACGGCTACTGGGCCGTGGACGTGAACCCGGCGATGAGTTTCAGGGAAGCCGAGATGGAAGACCAACTGGTCGAGTCGGTCCTCGCGGTGCTGTCGCGCGATACCGACGACTCGACCGAGACGGCAATCCGTTCGGTGCTCACTGAACGGGAACTCGGGACGGGAGACTGA
- a CDS encoding ArsR/SmtB family transcription factor — protein MDSPDEAIDPATAFGALSDPTRVEIIEALADTHRERPGNPTLPFSELRKRVGVRDSGRFLYHLKKLRGHFVEKTDEGYRLNYAGVEMASAILAGTYTGRETLGPVELDSACSECGETAIGAYEDGVLSVSCDNDHPLFHWGVPPNAAADATVEELLELATVLVHRAVELALLGTCPKCYDSISTAVRPVEPEVGEEEVVPRFHAVCETCGAQLLGPIGFCLLSHPEVNALYNRHGRSVRTSYLWELEFAQNDGSLVNEGDDDRLRLTFRLEGEELSVTIDDTAHATETTRRTVE, from the coding sequence ATGGATTCGCCAGACGAGGCTATCGACCCGGCAACGGCGTTCGGCGCGCTCAGCGACCCGACGCGGGTCGAAATCATCGAAGCGCTCGCCGACACCCACCGCGAGCGGCCGGGAAATCCGACGTTGCCGTTCTCCGAGTTGCGAAAGCGCGTCGGCGTCCGCGACTCGGGGCGATTTCTGTACCATCTGAAGAAGCTCCGCGGGCACTTCGTCGAGAAGACGGACGAGGGGTACCGACTCAACTACGCGGGCGTCGAGATGGCGTCCGCCATCCTCGCAGGGACGTACACCGGGCGCGAAACGCTCGGTCCGGTCGAACTCGATAGCGCGTGCAGCGAATGCGGAGAGACGGCCATCGGCGCGTACGAGGACGGCGTTCTCTCCGTTTCCTGTGACAACGACCATCCCCTGTTCCATTGGGGAGTGCCACCTAACGCCGCCGCGGACGCGACAGTCGAGGAACTCCTCGAGTTGGCGACGGTGTTGGTCCACCGCGCCGTGGAGTTGGCGCTCCTCGGCACGTGTCCCAAGTGCTACGACTCGATTTCGACCGCGGTCCGGCCGGTCGAACCGGAGGTGGGAGAGGAGGAGGTAGTCCCGCGATTCCACGCGGTCTGTGAGACGTGTGGCGCCCAACTCCTCGGTCCCATCGGATTCTGCCTGTTGAGCCATCCGGAGGTGAACGCGTTGTACAATCGCCACGGGCGCTCCGTCCGCACGTCGTACCTGTGGGAACTCGAATTCGCACAGAACGACGGGTCCCTCGTGAACGAGGGAGACGACGACCGTCTCCGACTCACCTTCCGACTCGAAGGCGAGGAGCTGTCCGTTACGATAGACGACACCGCCCACGCCACGGAGACGACGCGGCGAACCGTGGAGTAA
- a CDS encoding M23 family metallopeptidase, whose amino-acid sequence MSGAHGPTDSGDGVESTRREGLLGRLPDPTFLSLLGFLSIPGYLFQSLRSLRLFALFFLFGLWPLVRGFLPSFGEDEEDPTDWVAIGGKSYTRRSRLSLLLLQLNPFVFVQGVLQLVGHVPTLLRYRGRLPNPDRFEQATAYRLPFADGTLRDDSTDDADGGTAPTDGKTWTVINGGPTRERSHSWSILAQRYALDFVITDEEGRTHTGDGSRPDQYYCYGEPIRAPADGVVVAAHDGHRDGPRAGGWLDLRQRNILGNWVTIEHADGEYSVSAHLQRGSVAVSEGERVERGQQIGRCGHSGNSTEPHLHFHVQDRPNFYLGMGLPIRFEDVASDAADDSGDPRYVSAGQRVAPRAD is encoded by the coding sequence ATGTCCGGCGCACACGGCCCGACCGATTCCGGTGACGGAGTAGAATCGACCCGACGCGAGGGGCTCCTCGGGCGTCTCCCCGACCCGACGTTTCTCTCCCTGCTCGGCTTCCTCTCGATACCCGGCTACCTGTTCCAATCACTTCGTTCCCTCCGGCTGTTCGCGCTGTTCTTCCTGTTCGGGCTGTGGCCGCTCGTGCGGGGCTTCCTTCCCTCGTTCGGTGAGGACGAGGAGGACCCGACCGATTGGGTCGCCATCGGCGGAAAATCCTACACGCGCCGGTCGCGCCTGTCGCTTCTGCTGTTGCAGTTGAACCCGTTCGTGTTCGTACAAGGCGTGCTCCAACTGGTCGGACACGTTCCGACGCTCCTTCGATACCGCGGTCGATTGCCGAACCCCGACCGGTTCGAACAGGCGACCGCCTACCGGTTGCCGTTCGCCGACGGCACATTACGGGACGATTCCACCGACGACGCCGACGGTGGTACAGCACCGACGGACGGCAAAACGTGGACGGTCATCAACGGCGGCCCCACGCGCGAACGCTCCCATTCGTGGAGCATCCTCGCCCAGCGATACGCCCTCGACTTCGTGATAACTGACGAGGAGGGTCGCACTCACACCGGCGACGGGTCACGCCCGGACCAGTACTACTGCTACGGCGAACCGATACGCGCACCCGCGGATGGCGTCGTCGTCGCGGCGCACGACGGCCATCGAGACGGTCCCCGTGCGGGCGGATGGCTCGACCTGCGCCAACGCAACATCCTCGGCAACTGGGTCACCATCGAGCACGCCGACGGCGAGTACAGCGTCTCGGCACACCTTCAGCGCGGAAGCGTCGCGGTCTCCGAGGGCGAGCGCGTGGAACGCGGACAGCAGATCGGTCGCTGTGGGCACTCCGGCAATTCGACGGAACCCCACCTTCACTTCCACGTCCAGGACCGCCCGAACTTCTACCTCGGGATGGGACTGCCGATTCGGTTCGAGGACGTCGCGTCCGACGCGGCGGACGACTCCGGCGACCCCCGCTACGTTTCGGCGGGCCAGCGGGTCGCCCCGAGAGCGGACTGA
- a CDS encoding sugar phosphate isomerase/epimerase family protein yields the protein MQFGASLDVRFDESVEEFVRFLGEQGLSHVELRKGYLDVRSDPPSPDRLRRIADDHGVTYTVHMPHRDCNLGNQNERLRRASVEAVEESLDLAADIEAGGVVVHGGSVRTRYPERAQEHGREQAVRSIRECINYAEEVEVPVCLENQRDKPSSRRNTAVPDRIAAFADDIGIDSEYFRFTLDVGHAKATGVPYEAFVERFGDRIHVAHLHDNDGTGDDHDPLPEFRAVADEIGAEYNVFEMKSLDDIRRCVSGGS from the coding sequence ATGCAGTTCGGTGCATCGCTCGACGTGCGGTTCGATGAATCGGTCGAGGAGTTCGTCCGGTTCTTGGGGGAACAGGGGCTTTCACACGTCGAGCTACGGAAGGGGTACTTGGACGTGCGTTCGGACCCGCCGAGCCCGGACCGATTGCGGCGAATCGCGGACGACCACGGGGTGACGTACACCGTCCACATGCCCCACCGTGACTGCAATCTCGGGAATCAGAACGAACGGCTTCGACGGGCGTCGGTCGAAGCCGTCGAGGAGTCGCTGGATTTGGCCGCGGACATCGAGGCCGGTGGCGTCGTGGTTCACGGCGGGTCCGTGCGGACGCGGTATCCGGAACGCGCACAGGAACACGGCCGCGAGCAAGCCGTTCGCTCCATCCGCGAGTGTATCAACTACGCCGAGGAGGTCGAAGTGCCGGTCTGTCTCGAAAATCAACGGGATAAACCATCGAGCCGACGGAACACCGCGGTCCCCGACCGGATTGCGGCGTTCGCCGACGACATCGGTATCGACTCGGAATACTTCCGGTTCACGCTCGACGTGGGGCACGCGAAGGCTACGGGGGTTCCCTACGAGGCGTTCGTCGAGCGATTCGGCGACCGTATTCACGTCGCTCACCTCCACGACAACGACGGGACGGGTGACGACCACGACCCCCTTCCGGAGTTTCGGGCGGTCGCGGACGAAATCGGTGCCGAATACAACGTTTTCGAGATGAAGTCGCTCGACGATATCCGCCGGTGCGTCTCGGGTGGTTCGTAA